Genomic DNA from Acidobacteriota bacterium:
GATCGACCTCGCCCTCGTCGAAGAGGGAATCGAGTTCGGCAAGCGGATGATGGCCGAGATGATCGCGAGCTACTCGGCGCCAGGCGCCGGCGCCGCGACGCCGGCGCGGGATTCGGCGGCCGCGAGCTCGACCGCGAGCGCGCCCGCAGACGGTAACGCGGGCGGCTACCTCAACGAGGTGACGTAAAAGGGGGACAGTCACACTTCTGCTCCGCCCTCCTGACAGCAGAAGTGTGACTGTCCCCCTTCCGAAGAATGCCCGCATACCGTTTCTGCCGCACGGACGACATCGCGCTTCTCGTCGACGCGCTCAATCGCTGCTGGTCTCCGTACTTTCCCGGCGAGCCAGCCGTGACGCCGGCTGCGTTCAAGCGGTCGATCCGCGACCTTCAGGTCTGGTGCAGCAGCTGCATGGTTGCCTTCTCGGGTTCCGACGCGATCGGCGTCCTGATCGGCGCCAAGCGGCCGTCCGGTACCCTCGTTCACACGATCGCCGTCCATCCGGATCATCGGCGACAGGGTCACGGCCGTCACCTGCTCGCCTCGCTCGGGTCGAAGCTCGCGATTCTCGGCCCTCCCCGGATCGCCGCCGAAGTCCCCGAGAGCCTCGCCCCTGCCTGCGGGCTGTTCAGCGCAAGCGGATACGTCCAGGAAGCGCTGCTGACGGACTTCGTCCTGCAGCGCGAAGAGAACGATGCGCGCGAGGCAGCGTCAGAGGATCACCGCGGCCGGTTCGTGATTCCTGTCACCGTTGACGATCTCGCCGCCAACGGTCTCCTCGGGGAGGATCATCCGCAGGTGTGCTGGGAGCGTTCGGTCGAGACCCTCACCGCGAGGAAGGACGACATCGCAGGATTGGCGGTGGCCTCCGACGAGCGAATCGAGGCGTACCTTCTTTATGTAGATTCGGGGGGCTTCGCCCCAGCGGCAGAGATTGTGTCGCTCCGCTCGTTCGTGGAGGACGGTGGAGCCCGTTTGAAGCAACTCCTGTCGCGACTGCGCGCGAAACGCACGGGAACCTTGCAATTCCCGAAGGTTCATCCGGCGGAGATCTCGAAGGAGTGCCTGGAGGCGCTGGGGTTCCGCGCGGCCGGTGCGCATCGACTCTATGCGGCGAGGGCGCGCGCCGACCTCGAACGCCCATTCGGCCGAGACGTCACCTTCCGTGGCCGATGCGGGACGGTGTAAGCTAAGCGGCCTCGGAATAGCGGGTTAGCCGCGGGCCCTTTAGCGAGCGCAGCGAGTGAGCCACGCGAGCGGAGCGGGGCAGTGGGTCCCCGCGAGCGAGCGTGTAGGGGGTCCGGCGGGGCGAAGCCCCCCGGTCCAACAATGAAGCACTACCACGACATCGCCGGCGACGGAGGATCCAGAATCCTCGAGCAGGTCGCCGAGCAGCGCGACCGCATCACCGACGGGCTCGCCGGGGTGCGCCATCTCGTCGCCGTCGGCTCGGGCAAGGGGGGAGTCGGCAAGAGCACCCTGACGCGGCACCTTGCGGGCGCCCTGCGCGCCCGTGGGCTTCGGATTGCGATCCTGGACGCGGACTTCAACGGCCCCTCGCAGGCGCGCATGGCAGGGATCCAGGGGGCCTTGTTCGTTCCCGGCAGCGACAAGGTCCCGCTCCCGCGGACCAGGGACGGGATCGCGGTCTTCTCGATGGGGTCGCTGATCCCGGAGTCGGAGGCGCTCGAGTTCGAGAGCGCGGCGCGCGGAGAGTCCCATACGTGGCGCGCCACGAAGGAGTTCGCGCTCCTCGGCGAGATCCTCGGTGCCTTCGAATGGGGCGCGCTCGATCTACTGCTTTTCGATCTGCCGCCCGGAGCCGAGCGGACCGTCCAGTACGCTGATTTTCTCGGGCCGCGGACCTCGTTCCTGCTCGTCACGATCCCCTCCGAGGTGGCGCGGGGCGTAGTCGCGCGCTCGGTGGCGGCGCTGTCGAAGAGACCCAATCGGCTCCTCGGGTACGTCGAGAACATGAGCGGCTACTACTGCCGCGACTGCGACGCCATCAAGCCGCTCTTTGCGCCATCCTCAGGCCGGGGGGCTTCGCCCCGCCGCCCCCCCCTGCGCGCTCTTGGCGCGCCCGAGCCCTCAGATCTCGGAATCCCGTGCCTGGGGACCGTTCCGTTCGATCCGGAGCTTGCGCGGCACTGCGACGAGGGAACGCCACCCGGGGCACTCGACGAAACGCCCGTGGGTCGGGCGCTGGACGAGATCGCGCAGCGCCTTCTGGAGTCTGTCCAATGAAATTCCTTTGCATCCCGTGCGACACGCCGATGACGCTCCAAACCGTCGGCCCGCCCGAGGGCGGCTCGCTCTCGGTCGTCTACTCGTGCCCCGAGTGCGGCTACGAGATGGCGATGCTGACCAATCCATTCGAGACACAGCTCGTCCAGTCGCTCGGCGTGCGGATCGGCCCCTCGACAATGCTCGGGGCGGGCCCCTCGACCGAAGAGCGCGAGCTCACGTCGGGCGCCAAATGCCCGTTCCCCGCGATGATGCCGGCGACCGGCACCGAGGCGCGACACGTCCGGACCGAAGAGCCGATCCCGATCCGGTGGACCTCCGCCGCCGAAGCGCGGCTCGCGAACATTCCCGCGTTCGTCCGCCCCATGGCGAAGATCGGCATCGAGAAATTCGCCCGGGAGAGGGGGGCAGAGGAAGTGGACGAGAAGATCCTCGACGCGGCGCGCGAGTTCTTCGGCATGTAATTCGATCGAGACGAACATGCCGCTTGTCAACGCCAGCGCGTTCCACCGGCCCTACGTCATCTCCTGGAACCTGACGTACCGCTGCAACCTCGCCTGCGAGCACTGCTACCTCGACGCCGGCGGCACGCTTCTCTCACCCCAACGCGCAACAGACGCGCGCCGGGGGCCCCGGCTGGTCGGCACGGAGAACTTCGCCGATCGGAGCGAGCTTGGCACCGAGGAGTGCTTCAAGGTGATCGACGAAATCGCCGCCTTCGCGCCCGAGTGCCTGACGATCCTGACGGGCGGCGAGCCGCTCCTGCGGCGCGACATCCTCGAGATCGTCCATCGCGCGGCGGAGCGTGAACTCTGGGTCGTTGTCGGCACCAACGGCGTGCGCATCACGGAGAACCTGGCGCGGCGCCTGGCGGAGGCCGGAGCACGCGGCCTGTCCCTTTCCCTCGATGCGCTCGACCCCGATCGTCACGACCGCTTCAGGAAGGTGCGTGGCGCCTGGCGAAACACGGTCGGGGGAGCGGAGATCCTCAACCGGACCGGGCTCCCCTTCATCGTGCAGACGACCGCGGGCTCGCACAATCTCGGCGAGCTCGAAGCGATCGCCGACTTCGCGCACGAACGCCTCGCGGCGAAGGTCTGGAACCTCTACTTCCTGGTGCCGACGGGACGCGGGCAGTTCGTGTCGGACATGACCCCGGCGCAGTACGACGAGGTTCTCGCCTCTCTCTACCGGATCCAGCGGAAGTACGACCGCCGGATGCTCGTGAACGCGAAGTGCGCTCCGCACTACATCAAGACCGTTCTGGAAAATGCCGAGACCGATCCGATCCCGGCGGCTGCTGAATCGTGGCCCGACTTGTCCCGCATCAGGATCTACTCCGGAGGGGCGGGCGGGTGCCCGGCCGGGACGCACTACATGGGAATCCGGCCGAACGGGGATGTCACCCCTTGCCCATATCTCCCGGTCTTCGCGGGCTCCCTGCGCAGCGCAAGTCTCGCGGACCTCTGGACCTCGTCGGGACTGTTCACCGGCATTCGGCGCCGCACCTCGCTCGGCGGGCGATGCGGGGAATGCGAGATGAACGCCCACTGCGGGGGCTGCCGCGCGCGGGCCTACGGGATGACCGGCGATCTGATGGCCGAAGATCCTCTCTGCACCCACACCCCCGGCAGGTTCGCCGGCTCGCCTCTTCTCGTCCTCCGCGACCCTGCCGCCGCCTCCGGGGCGCCCCCTGCCATCTATTACGGCGCCGAGTCGCCGGCAACGATCGCGTGGGACGATGCGGCCGCCGCGCGCATGAAGAGGATTCCCGCGTTCGTCCGGGGGATGGTCGTCCGGGCCGTCGAGGAGTCCTGCCGCAGGAACGGCCTCGACCGCGTCACCGTTGAAGAGCTCGAGCGGATCCGAGCGCGGATGCCCACCCCAAAACTTTTCGGCTAGGCGCGCGGCTTATCCATTCCGGCGGAGTCTCTCGAACGAGTGACGGCAGGCCTCAAAGGCTCGCGCCACAGGTCGAGCGGCGGCCCTACCGCCAGATGGCGTCCGCTTCGCCCTGCTCCTTGAGCTTCGCCCCTTCGGCCTCCATCCACTGCCGGAACTCTTCGGCGCTCTGGACGGTGACGAAGCCCCGCATCCGGTAATGGCCCAGACCGCAGAGCTGCGCGCAGGCGATCTCGTACTGGAACTCGGGATTCCCCGTTCGAGTCCGCATCTCTGCGGTCGTGACGTCGGGGACGAACCAGACGGGGATCGTGAAGCCGGGGATGGCGTCCTGCTTCACGCGAAACTCGGGCACGTTGAAGCTGTGGATGACGTCCTTGCTCCTGAGCTTCACGATGATCGGCTTGTTCGCGGGCAGATAGAGCTGATTGAGCGTCGTGATGTCGTCTCTCGCGGCAGGATCGGAGCGATCGAGTCCAAGGGGGTTCGACTGGAGGTCCATCAGCTTGATGTCCGCGCGGCCGAATACCCCGTCAGGGCCGGCATAGTGGACGTTCCAGGCGAACTGCTCGGCGGTGACCTGAACGACGAGCGCTTCGCTCTCCGGGGGAATGCGATCGACCCTCGCCGCCCAGATCGGAATCGAGAATCCGAACAGGAGAATCCCTTCGACGAGGGCCACGCCGATCTCGAGATAGTTCGATTTGTGCGACTTGACCCCCGTGTAGTTCGCCACCGGATGCCGCGATCGGCGGAAGCGGACCAGGGTGTAGGTGAAGAACCCTCCCCACCCGACGAACAGGATGAGCATGAACAGGTGCGTCCAGCCCATGAGGCCGTCGATTTGCCCGCCGTGAGCCGAGGCGAGCGCCGGGAGCCCGAGCCACTGAGTCATGATGTTCTCGACGCGTTCTGGAGCTCCGACCATTCGGAGTCGGGCTCGACTTCGGCGATGCGCTTCGCGCGCTTGCGGAGATAGAGGAAGAAGCCCACGAATCCGCCCTGCACCGCCAGCGTGAGGGCCAGCATCACGACGATACCGAGCTTCGTCCCGTCGATCATCGAGGTTTCCTCCGCCCCGAAGCACATCGGACAGGCGAGGACGCGCGAGCTGCCGCCGATCATCACGGCCGCCGCCGTCGTGCAGGCCCGTGTC
This window encodes:
- a CDS encoding P-loop NTPase, with the protein product MKHYHDIAGDGGSRILEQVAEQRDRITDGLAGVRHLVAVGSGKGGVGKSTLTRHLAGALRARGLRIAILDADFNGPSQARMAGIQGALFVPGSDKVPLPRTRDGIAVFSMGSLIPESEALEFESAARGESHTWRATKEFALLGEILGAFEWGALDLLLFDLPPGAERTVQYADFLGPRTSFLLVTIPSEVARGVVARSVAALSKRPNRLLGYVENMSGYYCRDCDAIKPLFAPSSGRGASPRRPPLRALGAPEPSDLGIPCLGTVPFDPELARHCDEGTPPGALDETPVGRALDEIAQRLLESVQ
- a CDS encoding PCP reductase family protein, producing the protein MPIRWTSAAEARLANIPAFVRPMAKIGIEKFARERGAEEVDEKILDAAREFFGM
- a CDS encoding GNAT family N-acetyltransferase, producing MPAYRFCRTDDIALLVDALNRCWSPYFPGEPAVTPAAFKRSIRDLQVWCSSCMVAFSGSDAIGVLIGAKRPSGTLVHTIAVHPDHRRQGHGRHLLASLGSKLAILGPPRIAAEVPESLAPACGLFSASGYVQEALLTDFVLQREENDAREAASEDHRGRFVIPVTVDDLAANGLLGEDHPQVCWERSVETLTARKDDIAGLAVASDERIEAYLLYVDSGGFAPAAEIVSLRSFVEDGGARLKQLLSRLRAKRTGTLQFPKVHPAEISKECLEALGFRAAGAHRLYAARARADLERPFGRDVTFRGRCGTV
- a CDS encoding radical SAM protein; translated protein: MPLVNASAFHRPYVISWNLTYRCNLACEHCYLDAGGTLLSPQRATDARRGPRLVGTENFADRSELGTEECFKVIDEIAAFAPECLTILTGGEPLLRRDILEIVHRAAERELWVVVGTNGVRITENLARRLAEAGARGLSLSLDALDPDRHDRFRKVRGAWRNTVGGAEILNRTGLPFIVQTTAGSHNLGELEAIADFAHERLAAKVWNLYFLVPTGRGQFVSDMTPAQYDEVLASLYRIQRKYDRRMLVNAKCAPHYIKTVLENAETDPIPAAAESWPDLSRIRIYSGGAGGCPAGTHYMGIRPNGDVTPCPYLPVFAGSLRSASLADLWTSSGLFTGIRRRTSLGGRCGECEMNAHCGGCRARAYGMTGDLMAEDPLCTHTPGRFAGSPLLVLRDPAAASGAPPAIYYGAESPATIAWDDAAAARMKRIPAFVRGMVVRAVEESCRRNGLDRVTVEELERIRARMPTPKLFG